The Nitrospira sp. KM1 genome includes a window with the following:
- a CDS encoding carbonic anhydrase, translating into MRVGLTVVFGIVCVLVGGPAIAEELAAVEAAVASFGQDIVSSSPVSDGPSKLGDLGSGTAACEKGTHQSPINIKTVHQPKVHDGLLVHYHPAPVHILNSHHTITVDYQSGGTLEVAGRAYDLEEFHFHEPSEHQLNGKTYPMEAHLVHRDQAGHLVVVAVLMEQGPEIPSLAQVWDRIPSSKQDQVRDLFFNAQDLLPRNLHHYAYDGSLTTPPCTEGVHWIVLKEAIYITAAHIQRFVSLIGHNARSIQQLNERDVDEE; encoded by the coding sequence GTGCGGGTTGGCCTAACGGTTGTTTTCGGCATAGTCTGCGTTCTTGTTGGTGGACCTGCTATTGCCGAGGAGCTGGCTGCAGTTGAAGCCGCTGTTGCATCGTTCGGCCAAGATATCGTCTCATCCTCTCCTGTCAGCGACGGCCCTTCCAAGTTAGGCGACTTGGGTTCCGGCACTGCGGCTTGCGAGAAGGGCACCCATCAATCGCCGATCAATATTAAGACCGTTCATCAGCCCAAAGTCCATGACGGTTTGTTGGTTCACTACCACCCGGCTCCCGTTCATATTCTGAATAGCCATCACACGATCACTGTGGACTATCAATCCGGCGGGACCCTCGAGGTGGCCGGACGCGCCTATGATTTGGAGGAGTTTCACTTCCACGAGCCCAGTGAGCACCAATTGAACGGTAAGACCTACCCAATGGAAGCGCATCTGGTGCATCGGGACCAAGCCGGGCATCTCGTCGTCGTCGCCGTGTTGATGGAGCAGGGGCCGGAGATCCCTTCATTGGCTCAAGTGTGGGATCGGATTCCGAGTAGTAAGCAAGACCAGGTCCGGGACCTGTTTTTTAATGCTCAGGATTTGTTGCCCCGCAACCTTCACCATTATGCCTACGACGGCTCGCTCACCACGCCTCCCTGTACTGAGGGAGTACATTGGATTGTCCTTAAAGAGGCAATATACATCACGGCTGCGCACATCCAGCGCTTTGTCTCGCTCATCGGCCATAATGCAAGATCGATTCAACAGCTCAATGAACGGGACGTCGATGAGGAATGA
- a CDS encoding cysteine synthase A produces the protein MNASRYHGVDRHVGNTPLIRLRHLSELTGSEILGKAEFMNPGGSVKDRAALGIIEDAEAKGLLRPGDTVVEGTAGNTGIGLTVIGHAKGYRCVIVIPETQSQEKIHLLRALGAEVLPVPEKPYSNPGNYNHVARRMAEEKGWFWANQFDNTANRRAHYRTTGPEIWEQTAGKVSAFVSAVGTGGTLGGTTLYLKERNPKIFVGCADPYGAAMWSWFTNGNTETNDGDSFAEGIGQGRVTKNLEGIAVDGAWRIPDQDALTILYQLLREEGLFLGLSSGINVAGAVRMALERGPGQTIVTILCDSGAKYQSRIFNPEWLAANGLRTDLSVDTLLGKF, from the coding sequence ATGAACGCTTCACGCTATCATGGAGTTGACCGCCATGTCGGCAACACCCCGCTCATCCGCCTTCGCCACCTTTCGGAATTAACCGGCAGCGAAATACTCGGCAAGGCCGAATTCATGAATCCAGGCGGGTCGGTGAAGGATCGAGCCGCGCTTGGCATCATTGAAGACGCCGAGGCCAAAGGCTTGCTGCGGCCCGGTGATACTGTCGTCGAGGGCACCGCTGGGAACACCGGCATCGGCCTTACGGTGATCGGCCACGCCAAGGGCTACCGTTGCGTCATTGTCATTCCGGAAACCCAGTCACAAGAAAAAATCCACCTTCTGCGCGCATTGGGTGCGGAAGTCCTTCCCGTGCCGGAGAAGCCGTATTCCAACCCCGGTAACTACAACCATGTTGCAAGGCGTATGGCGGAGGAGAAGGGCTGGTTCTGGGCCAATCAATTCGACAATACGGCTAACCGCCGCGCGCACTATCGCACCACCGGCCCTGAAATCTGGGAGCAGACCGCAGGGAAAGTGAGCGCCTTTGTTTCCGCCGTCGGCACCGGCGGGACGTTGGGTGGAACGACGCTGTATCTAAAGGAGCGGAATCCGAAAATCTTCGTCGGCTGCGCCGATCCCTACGGCGCGGCGATGTGGTCGTGGTTCACGAACGGCAACACGGAGACGAACGACGGAGATTCGTTTGCCGAAGGCATTGGCCAGGGGCGCGTGACCAAAAACCTCGAGGGCATTGCCGTTGACGGTGCGTGGCGCATTCCCGACCAGGACGCGCTCACCATCCTCTATCAGCTGCTGCGGGAAGAAGGGCTTTTTCTCGGCTTGTCCTCCGGCATCAACGTCGCCGGCGCGGTGCGGATGGCTCTTGAGCGTGGACCGGGGCAGACCATCGTGACGATCCTTTGCGACTCCGGCGCGAAGTATCAATCCAGGATCTTCAATCCTGAATGGCTTGCGGCCAACGGCTTGAGGACGGACTTGTCCGTCGACACCCTTCTCGGCAAGTTCTGA
- a CDS encoding outer membrane beta-barrel protein, with protein MSRRDLTLLCICAAVIQAVLPAQGEWYVIGQTGVVLPGSLSNVTLSSPTLAGGVSEARIADIDLEKGSPFYGAKAGYFFPKREWFGIETEAFTTQLNVTQQTVVGGVPGKVFAETLPGSHIQLTTWAMNAIVRSPSLVAELEPYGGIGPALFFATSGATNISLGINLIAGARYFVTPQTALFGEFKYNRGTIRAQGIEGEYSSQIFVFGISLHFDRPVGSSHH; from the coding sequence TTGTCACGACGTGATCTCACACTATTGTGCATCTGCGCGGCTGTTATTCAGGCCGTGCTCCCGGCCCAGGGAGAATGGTACGTCATAGGTCAAACCGGGGTCGTTTTACCGGGGAGTCTGTCAAATGTCACCCTGAGTAGCCCTACCCTCGCAGGTGGCGTAAGCGAGGCTCGAATTGCAGATATTGACCTTGAAAAGGGATCACCGTTCTATGGGGCAAAAGCAGGATACTTCTTCCCCAAACGCGAGTGGTTCGGCATCGAGACGGAAGCCTTCACGACCCAACTCAATGTAACCCAGCAGACAGTAGTCGGCGGCGTGCCAGGCAAAGTGTTCGCCGAGACACTGCCAGGATCTCACATCCAGCTGACGACATGGGCGATGAACGCGATCGTGCGAAGCCCATCCTTGGTGGCTGAGTTGGAACCATACGGCGGCATCGGCCCGGCGTTATTCTTTGCGACCAGCGGGGCAACGAACATTAGTTTGGGCATCAATCTCATAGCCGGCGCACGATATTTCGTGACGCCGCAGACGGCACTCTTCGGTGAATTCAAGTACAATCGCGGCACAATACGGGCACAAGGCATCGAAGGAGAATACTCTTCTCAGATTTTTGTCTTCGGAATCTCACTGCACTTCGACCGGCCAGTCGGCTCCTCACATCATTGA
- a CDS encoding cupin domain-containing protein has product MDVANLKNIAGVSELNKRGRVLARIGEVDVCVSRFSQHPKWEIHPNGEEVLVGISGELSLVILDEVNPKTIVLKSGDVAVIPQNTWHSPIPNGEVSVLSMGDYAGTTISNSDDPRV; this is encoded by the coding sequence ATGGATGTGGCCAATCTCAAAAACATTGCCGGTGTATCGGAGCTCAATAAACGGGGCAGAGTGCTGGCAAGAATCGGCGAAGTAGATGTTTGTGTGTCGAGGTTTTCACAACACCCGAAGTGGGAGATTCACCCCAATGGAGAAGAAGTATTGGTGGGGATCTCCGGGGAGCTGAGTCTGGTCATTTTGGATGAGGTCAATCCCAAAACGATTGTACTCAAATCCGGTGATGTAGCGGTCATACCTCAAAATACATGGCATTCCCCGATTCCCAATGGCGAGGTGTCCGTGCTCAGCATGGGAGATTATGCCGGAACGACTATTTCTAATAGCGATGATCCACGGGTATAG
- a CDS encoding M6 family metalloprotease domain-containing protein, with translation MSTPFVNKQFTFTNPDGSTIQVKGSGNQDYAVFETLDGYTIIKDRGTGFYNYAELSRDENELVPTAAKVGETNPQSLRLQPHIRIRQRSARERALRSPLQAGQKRRWEIRREQKKSRVRAMMPTTAAEALPAGTVTVGNYVGLCILIRFADVADTISQQEVNNFCNMPSYTGFGNNGSVRDYFYDNSQGKLTYTNAVTQYYTASHNRSYYTDPAIAYGTRAKELIIEALNWLKAQNFNFGQLSSDSGGYIYALNVFYVGPTVNNWSEGLWPHSWSLNSAFDAGGGKKLFDYQITNMGSELTLRTFCHENGHMICDYPDLYDYQNNSAGLGNYCLMCYGGNDKNPVQINAYLKNESGWATKAIVITPGTTANLSAAHNDFYIYTKSSTEYFVIENRQKTGRDIYLPDAGLAIWHVDENGSNSNEQMTPTQHYECSLEQADNRFDLEKNINVGDSADLFASPSATQFSDSTNPNSKWWDGGNSGLNILNVSASAGTMTFVVPATITWHHNDLTVAASAPPATGDPAGYMFDAQGTQHVVYRGTDNHIHELWWDNDGWHHNDLTAAASAPPATGDPAGYMFDAQGTQHVVYRGTDNHIHELWWDNDGWHHNDLTVAASAPPATGDPAGYMFDAQGTQHVVYRGTDNHIHELWWDNDGWHHNDLTVAASAPPATGDPAGYMFDAQGTQHVVYRGTDTHIHELWWSG, from the coding sequence ATGAGCACACCATTTGTTAACAAGCAATTCACCTTCACAAATCCTGATGGAAGTACTATCCAGGTTAAGGGTTCTGGCAACCAGGATTATGCTGTTTTTGAAACGCTTGACGGGTACACGATTATTAAAGATCGCGGGACGGGTTTTTACAACTACGCGGAGCTTTCCCGGGATGAAAATGAGCTTGTACCGACGGCTGCCAAAGTAGGTGAAACAAATCCCCAAAGTTTAAGGCTGCAGCCCCACATCCGAATCCGTCAACGGAGCGCGAGAGAACGAGCACTGAGATCACCTTTGCAGGCAGGACAGAAGCGTCGGTGGGAAATCCGGCGTGAGCAAAAAAAGAGTCGCGTACGGGCAATGATGCCAACGACGGCTGCCGAGGCATTGCCGGCAGGAACAGTAACCGTAGGCAACTATGTCGGGCTGTGTATTTTGATCCGCTTTGCCGACGTTGCGGATACGATCTCCCAGCAAGAGGTGAATAATTTTTGTAACATGCCGTCGTACACTGGATTTGGGAATAATGGCTCCGTACGGGATTATTTCTACGACAATTCGCAGGGCAAATTAACTTATACAAATGCCGTCACGCAATATTACACGGCCTCACATAACCGTTCTTACTATACTGACCCCGCAATTGCCTATGGAACTCGAGCCAAGGAATTGATCATCGAAGCGCTGAATTGGCTCAAAGCCCAGAATTTTAATTTTGGCCAACTCAGCAGCGACAGCGGCGGCTATATTTACGCCTTGAACGTATTTTACGTCGGACCGACTGTTAATAATTGGTCCGAGGGACTGTGGCCGCACTCGTGGAGTCTGAATTCAGCATTCGACGCGGGAGGAGGGAAAAAGCTGTTTGACTATCAGATCACAAACATGGGGAGTGAACTGACTTTGCGAACCTTCTGCCATGAAAATGGCCATATGATTTGCGACTATCCTGATTTGTACGATTATCAGAATAATTCAGCCGGATTGGGTAACTACTGCCTCATGTGTTATGGAGGAAATGATAAGAACCCAGTGCAAATAAATGCCTACCTGAAAAATGAGTCGGGTTGGGCAACAAAGGCCATCGTGATCACCCCGGGAACTACGGCAAATCTCTCTGCGGCCCACAACGACTTTTATATCTATACCAAATCCTCAACGGAGTATTTCGTGATCGAAAACAGGCAGAAAACAGGGCGTGACATATATTTGCCTGATGCCGGGCTAGCGATCTGGCATGTCGATGAAAATGGAAGCAACAGCAATGAGCAGATGACTCCCACTCAACACTACGAATGCTCTCTCGAACAGGCCGATAACCGCTTCGACCTGGAGAAGAATATCAATGTAGGCGACAGCGCGGATCTCTTCGCATCCCCATCTGCCACTCAGTTTTCCGATAGTACCAACCCTAATAGCAAGTGGTGGGACGGCGGCAACTCCGGCTTAAATATCTTAAATGTATCTGCCTCTGCAGGAACGATGACGTTCGTCGTGCCTGCAACAATTACCTGGCATCACAACGACCTCACAGTGGCCGCCAGCGCACCGCCGGCCACCGGCGATCCGGCCGGCTACATGTTCGATGCGCAAGGCACCCAGCACGTGGTCTACCGCGGCACCGATAACCATATCCATGAACTGTGGTGGGATAACGATGGCTGGCATCACAACGACCTCACGGCGGCCGCCAGCGCACCGCCGGCCACCGGCGATCCGGCCGGCTACATGTTCGATGCGCAAGGCACCCAGCACGTGGTCTACCGCGGCACCGATAACCATATCCATGAACTGTGGTGGGATAACGATGGCTGGCATCACAACGACCTCACAGTGGCCGCCAGCGCACCGCCGGCCACCGGCGATCCGGCCGGCTACATGTTCGATGCGCAAGGCACCCAGCACGTGGTCTACCGCGGCACCGATAACCATATCCATGAACTGTGGTGGGATAACGATGGCTGGCATCACAACGACCTCACAGTGGCCGCCAGCGCGCCGCCGGCCACCGGCGATCCGGCCGGCTACATGTTCGATGCGCAAGGCACCCAACACGTGGTCTACCGCGGTACCGATACCCATATCCATGAACTGTGGTGGAGTGGATAG
- a CDS encoding exodeoxyribonuclease III translates to MRIATWNVNSLKARLEKVLWWLDRAKPDVLLMQETKLADADAPVRTFEQAGYELVHHGEGRWNGVAIASRCGIGGVITNFGEPLRLARTSETGDDEPLAEARMLAAECSGVRTICVYAPNGREIDSPFYMAKLAWFDRLARWINQAVTPDTPAVIGGDFNVAPEDIDVWDPRTCAGGTHVSDRERQAFARLSRAGFVDAYRLHHPEPGRYTWWDYRAGNFHKNFGMRIDHLLVTTSLKHRVVWAEIDREARKGKPLPSDHTPLVIDIDSPGQPFDAGWSSADSRIAARLRKMP, encoded by the coding sequence ATGCGAATCGCAACTTGGAATGTCAACTCGCTGAAGGCTCGACTTGAAAAAGTCCTATGGTGGCTGGATCGGGCAAAGCCGGACGTGCTGCTGATGCAGGAAACGAAGCTGGCAGACGCGGATGCACCTGTCAGAACCTTCGAGCAGGCAGGATACGAGCTGGTCCATCATGGCGAAGGTCGATGGAACGGCGTGGCGATCGCGAGCCGGTGTGGCATTGGCGGTGTCATCACAAATTTTGGCGAGCCGTTACGGCTGGCGCGAACCTCTGAAACCGGTGATGATGAACCGTTGGCTGAGGCGAGAATGCTGGCGGCCGAATGCAGCGGCGTGCGCACCATCTGTGTATACGCGCCGAACGGCCGGGAGATAGATTCGCCGTTTTATATGGCGAAGCTCGCGTGGTTCGACAGGCTGGCCCGCTGGATCAATCAGGCCGTCACTCCTGATACACCGGCAGTCATCGGCGGCGATTTCAATGTGGCGCCAGAGGATATCGATGTGTGGGACCCACGCACCTGCGCTGGCGGTACACATGTCTCAGATCGCGAGCGACAGGCTTTTGCACGGCTTTCGAGGGCGGGATTCGTCGATGCGTACCGATTGCATCACCCGGAACCCGGGCGGTACACGTGGTGGGACTACCGCGCGGGCAATTTCCATAAAAACTTCGGCATGCGCATTGACCACTTATTGGTAACCACCTCCCTAAAACACCGCGTTGTCTGGGCCGAGATCGATCGCGAGGCTCGCAAGGGAAAACCGTTACCCTCGGATCACACACCGCTGGTCATCGATATTGATAGCCCTGGCCAACCGTTCGATGCCGGCTGGTCTTCGGCCGATTCGCGAATTGCGGCGCGCCTGCGGAAGATGCCCTGA
- a CDS encoding amylo-alpha-1,6-glucosidase: protein MLSRRQFLTLVPFLASLPQWSPVLSPGGPASRSYGRQVLNRPQDATSVIAATFENAIVLKNGDLFLITDANGTMPIKEKHGFGLYYQDCRVLNGFEMRLSGHSPLLIAASAPSGTMARLTFTNPETQGPDGRLIPSETLAIQLHRLIDDDPPSIHELLRFQNLGKRPVEFSVSLSFLPSFEDVLAVRGFPQHLGNLLAPMWDGGLLHVLYEGKDSLFRGLTIIFDPVPNSTDGTNASFDMELAPRATRELRVSQFVNFSPHRQKAATTVSKPDDFSRMASGLTRTSETWMASITRVESDSFALDKVLTRALHDLRLLQTRIDDLTFYAAGTPWFVTLFGRDSVIAALQTLAFDPSVAEQTLRLLAKYQGRRYDAWRDEEPGRILHELRTGELARLGLVPYSPYYGTVDATPLFLILLGRHAAWTGSLSLFEELRGAVERAVEWIEMSQDRHGHGYLAYESRSPLPLGNQGWKDSGNAIVNADGSLVAPPIALSEVQGYVYQAKRQIAGLYDRVGETVRAGQLRRKADELRARFNRDFWLADKGFYALALQVDGTSSSVISSNPGQALWGGIVSADKAGQTVERLMARDMFSGWGVRTLSDRERSYDPLGYHVGTVWPHDNSLIAAGCRRYGFDQAASRILSGLFDAAMHFNSNRLPELFAGISRENYEGPVSYPAANPPQAWAAGAIPYLLETMLGLVPQGLDHRLRIVQPLLPPFLNELEVHKLRIGGAEADLRFIRASEDTVRVEIMKVEGRLDILVEERR from the coding sequence GTGCTCTCCCGCAGACAGTTTCTTACCCTCGTTCCATTTCTCGCCTCTCTCCCTCAGTGGTCGCCGGTATTGAGTCCTGGTGGGCCGGCGTCCCGGTCATACGGACGGCAAGTGTTGAATCGGCCTCAAGATGCCACATCCGTCATCGCCGCGACATTTGAGAATGCCATTGTTCTAAAGAATGGCGACCTTTTCTTGATCACTGATGCGAACGGCACTATGCCGATCAAGGAGAAACATGGATTCGGTCTCTACTACCAGGACTGCCGGGTCCTCAACGGGTTCGAAATGCGGCTGTCGGGCCATTCGCCCCTTCTCATTGCGGCGAGCGCTCCGAGTGGAACGATGGCAAGGTTGACTTTCACAAATCCGGAGACTCAGGGACCCGATGGCAGATTGATCCCGAGCGAGACACTGGCCATCCAATTGCACCGTCTCATTGATGACGATCCGCCGTCCATTCACGAGCTGCTGCGATTTCAAAACCTCGGCAAACGGCCTGTCGAATTTTCCGTCTCACTGAGCTTCCTCCCCTCCTTTGAAGACGTATTGGCGGTCAGAGGGTTCCCCCAACATCTGGGGAACCTGCTCGCACCAATGTGGGATGGCGGACTCCTGCATGTACTTTATGAGGGGAAAGATAGCCTCTTTAGGGGTCTCACGATTATTTTCGATCCTGTACCCAATTCGACCGACGGCACAAACGCCTCCTTCGATATGGAACTCGCCCCCCGGGCCACGAGAGAACTGCGCGTGTCGCAGTTCGTAAACTTCTCTCCTCATCGACAAAAGGCAGCGACAACGGTCAGCAAGCCCGATGACTTCAGCCGGATGGCTTCGGGCCTCACCCGGACCTCGGAAACCTGGATGGCCTCCATCACGCGCGTAGAGAGCGATAGTTTCGCTTTGGACAAAGTCCTCACACGTGCGTTGCACGACCTTCGCCTTTTGCAGACGAGGATCGACGATCTGACCTTCTATGCAGCCGGCACGCCCTGGTTCGTCACCTTGTTCGGGCGGGACAGTGTGATTGCGGCGCTGCAGACTCTTGCGTTCGATCCAAGTGTGGCTGAGCAAACCCTTCGCTTGCTGGCCAAGTATCAAGGGCGGCGCTATGACGCCTGGCGAGACGAAGAGCCCGGCAGGATATTGCATGAGTTGCGGACGGGAGAACTTGCCCGGCTCGGACTTGTCCCTTACAGTCCGTACTACGGCACGGTCGACGCCACGCCGCTGTTCCTGATCCTGCTCGGCAGGCATGCGGCCTGGACCGGGAGTCTCTCCTTATTCGAGGAGTTGCGCGGGGCTGTCGAGCGGGCCGTTGAGTGGATCGAGATGAGTCAAGATCGGCACGGCCATGGATATTTGGCCTATGAAAGTCGGTCTCCATTGCCGTTAGGGAATCAGGGATGGAAGGACTCGGGTAATGCGATCGTCAATGCCGACGGAAGTCTTGTCGCTCCTCCGATCGCGCTCAGCGAGGTTCAGGGCTATGTGTATCAGGCCAAACGACAGATCGCCGGGCTCTATGACCGCGTCGGTGAGACGGTTCGAGCCGGCCAATTGAGGCGCAAGGCGGATGAGCTCCGTGCGCGCTTCAACCGGGATTTCTGGCTTGCGGACAAAGGGTTCTACGCATTGGCACTGCAAGTTGACGGGACGTCCTCCTCGGTGATCAGCTCGAATCCCGGCCAAGCGCTCTGGGGTGGGATTGTCAGCGCGGATAAAGCAGGGCAGACAGTCGAGCGGCTTATGGCCCGCGACATGTTCAGCGGCTGGGGCGTGCGAACACTTTCGGATCGCGAGCGGTCGTATGATCCACTGGGTTACCATGTCGGAACGGTGTGGCCCCACGATAATTCGCTCATTGCAGCGGGTTGCCGACGATATGGATTCGATCAAGCCGCCAGCAGAATTCTCTCCGGCCTGTTTGATGCGGCGATGCATTTCAACAGCAACCGGCTTCCCGAACTGTTTGCGGGGATTAGCCGTGAGAACTATGAAGGTCCCGTTTCCTATCCAGCAGCCAATCCACCGCAGGCCTGGGCTGCCGGAGCGATACCGTACCTTCTCGAAACCATGCTCGGTCTGGTTCCTCAAGGCCTGGATCATCGACTTAGAATCGTGCAGCCTCTATTGCCGCCTTTCTTGAATGAACTCGAGGTCCACAAGTTGAGAATCGGCGGAGCGGAGGCGGACTTGCGCTTCATACGAGCATCGGAGGACACCGTCAGGGTTGAAATTATGAAGGTCGAGGGTCGCCTCGACATCCTGGTAGAGGAGCGCCGGTAA
- a CDS encoding SRPBCC family protein: MGTNTIRLHRVFRATPERIYKAFLDADAMVKWLPPNGFTGKVHHMDAKVGGTFKMSFTNFTTGKSHSFGGQYLELVPHERLRYTDTFDDPNLPGEIRVAVSLKKVSCGTEVHIVQEGVPDVIPAEACYLGWQESLILLGKLIEAEIPD; this comes from the coding sequence GTGGGAACCAATACCATTCGGCTTCATCGCGTGTTTCGTGCAACCCCGGAACGGATCTACAAGGCGTTCCTCGATGCGGACGCCATGGTGAAATGGCTGCCGCCGAACGGCTTTACGGGCAAGGTGCATCATATGGATGCCAAAGTCGGCGGCACCTTCAAGATGTCATTTACCAACTTCACGACGGGCAAGAGCCACTCGTTTGGCGGCCAATACCTCGAGCTCGTGCCGCATGAACGCCTCCGCTACACGGACACCTTCGACGACCCGAACCTGCCTGGAGAAATTCGTGTGGCGGTCTCATTGAAGAAGGTATCGTGCGGAACAGAAGTACACATTGTGCAGGAAGGCGTACCGGACGTTATTCCCGCTGAAGCCTGCTATCTCGGCTGGCAAGAGTCGCTCATCCTTCTCGGAAAACTGATCGAGGCGGAGATTCCGGACTAA
- a CDS encoding glutathione peroxidase: MNFYDIDIVTINGMPQKIGVYRGKTLLIVNVASQCGFTPQYVGLQALYDKFKDKGFIVLGFPCNQFGHQEPSGEAEIGRFCTRNYGVTFPMFAKIEVNGENAHPLYKYLKSEKPGILGTETIKWNFTKFLVGSDGTVLKRYAPSDKPEAIEADLAARL; encoded by the coding sequence ATGAACTTCTACGACATCGACATTGTCACAATCAACGGCATGCCGCAGAAGATTGGCGTCTATCGCGGCAAGACGCTGCTCATCGTCAATGTTGCGAGCCAATGCGGTTTTACGCCGCAGTACGTCGGGCTGCAGGCGCTCTACGACAAATTCAAGGACAAGGGATTCATAGTGCTCGGGTTTCCCTGTAACCAGTTCGGGCATCAGGAGCCGAGCGGCGAAGCGGAGATCGGGCGGTTCTGCACCAGGAACTACGGCGTCACATTCCCGATGTTCGCAAAGATCGAAGTCAACGGCGAGAATGCACATCCGCTCTACAAATACCTCAAGTCGGAGAAACCAGGAATTCTCGGTACCGAGACGATCAAATGGAACTTCACCAAGTTCTTGGTCGGTTCCGACGGCACGGTACTGAAACGCTATGCACCAAGCGACAAGCCTGAGGCGATCGAGGCCGACCTGGCGGCGAGGCTATAG
- a CDS encoding C1 family peptidase, with protein sequence MNHMGFKGMGWTPDRPDFRDYTANSHEVEPILEKSKGLKKKTSPKVVDLRPWCSPIEDQGDLGSCTANAGVGLMEYYQRRAFNKYLDGSRIFLYKATRNLLKWNGDTGAYLRDTMKAMILFGIPPEDYWPYNISDFDVEPPAFTYAFAQAYQTVKYYRHDPPGTTPVEALASVKQHLSAELPSMFGFTVYSSFPPVNDGKGEIPMPTEGETVRGGHAVVAIGYDDNKKIGTEKGALLIRNSWGVGWGVQGHGWMPYTYVEKGLAEDFWSIVQSEFTDTDLFKS encoded by the coding sequence ATGAATCACATGGGGTTCAAGGGGATGGGGTGGACGCCGGATCGTCCAGACTTTCGAGACTATACGGCCAATTCCCATGAGGTAGAGCCGATTCTTGAGAAATCCAAGGGACTAAAAAAGAAAACGAGTCCGAAAGTCGTGGATCTTCGTCCTTGGTGTTCTCCCATCGAAGATCAGGGCGATCTTGGGTCTTGTACTGCTAATGCCGGGGTTGGTCTTATGGAATACTACCAACGACGGGCGTTCAATAAGTATCTCGATGGATCGAGGATTTTCCTATACAAGGCTACCAGAAATCTACTGAAATGGAATGGAGATACAGGAGCCTATCTGCGTGACACCATGAAAGCCATGATCTTGTTCGGAATCCCGCCTGAGGACTATTGGCCATATAACATCAGCGATTTTGATGTTGAGCCACCCGCATTCACCTATGCCTTTGCTCAGGCCTATCAAACGGTCAAGTATTATCGCCATGATCCTCCTGGTACCACTCCGGTGGAGGCATTGGCGAGTGTCAAACAACATCTTAGCGCAGAGTTGCCATCTATGTTCGGATTTACGGTTTATAGCTCTTTCCCTCCGGTCAATGACGGGAAAGGTGAGATCCCCATGCCAACTGAAGGTGAGACTGTAAGAGGTGGGCACGCAGTTGTCGCGATTGGGTATGACGATAATAAGAAGATTGGGACGGAAAAAGGGGCGCTATTGATCCGGAATTCATGGGGAGTGGGGTGGGGTGTTCAAGGGCATGGTTGGATGCCTTACACCTATGTTGAAAAAGGACTCGCTGAAGATTTTTGGTCTATTGTCCAAAGCGAGTTTACAGATACGGATTTATTTAAATCATGA
- a CDS encoding dihydrofolate reductase family protein, giving the protein MTEHNHPEPWCSVFVGVSLDGFIARPNGDLDWLMGEGGGDSEEHGYNEFIAGIDAIVMGRKTFEKVLAFDKWYYGNKRVVVLSHQSLDLSTARSLGGVVETMAGTPGDIVSKLVASDAPRLYVDGGITIQHFLRAGLIQRVIISRLPVLIGEGVPLFGSVPRDIRFHHVMTRTFPGGMVQSEYRIV; this is encoded by the coding sequence ATGACAGAGCATAATCATCCTGAGCCATGGTGCTCGGTCTTTGTGGGAGTGAGCCTCGACGGATTCATCGCGCGGCCGAACGGTGATCTCGACTGGCTGATGGGAGAGGGTGGCGGTGACAGCGAAGAGCATGGCTACAACGAGTTCATTGCCGGCATCGATGCGATCGTCATGGGTCGGAAGACGTTTGAGAAGGTCTTGGCGTTCGACAAATGGTACTACGGCAACAAACGAGTCGTCGTTCTAAGCCATCAGTCACTCGATCTCTCAACCGCTCGGTCACTCGGCGGGGTCGTTGAAACGATGGCAGGAACTCCGGGAGATATTGTCTCCAAGCTTGTTGCATCAGATGCGCCCCGCCTTTACGTTGACGGTGGCATCACGATTCAGCACTTCCTACGAGCCGGACTCATACAGCGTGTGATCATCAGTCGTTTACCTGTGCTCATTGGCGAAGGTGTTCCGCTCTTTGGCTCAGTGCCGCGAGATATCCGGTTTCACCATGTCATGACACGCACCTTTCCGGGAGGCATGGTTCAGAGTGAATACCGTATCGTGTAA